A region of the Marmota flaviventris isolate mMarFla1 chromosome 3, mMarFla1.hap1, whole genome shotgun sequence genome:
CTTTTCTGAGTTTCCCTCTTCTGTTCAGCCCATAACCTGCCCCCTCCAACCCCAAGTTCACCTTCCAAGGGGTTGTCGAGGGTATTGACCTAAAGCTCCAGTGGGACTCTCTGCTCAAAAGCCTTaattcattcttccttcctctctaattaggtaaaaaaaaaaaaaaaaaaaaaaaaactctctgcAACCTGATCAGAATCTGCCTTCCCACCCACAGGCATTCCTCCACCTATGCTGGGGTTATTGGGTTCCATTCTGATAAGCCCATGTATCATATGTTGAAACTATCGTAAGTTGAAACTGTCATAAgtcaaaaatgaatttaatatacCTAAACTAACTTAAGGGGTCATATATATTTCTTGTATgcagaagctggagaggaaaaaggaaaagaaaggtgggggtagatctctgaaaatcaaaaggagctcagtagaggaaagggacaagaAGGTGGGAggtgagaagggagggaggaagtgctgAGGACtcatactggccaaattatattgttatattgcatCGTGTGtgcatacaaatatgtaacaacaaaatccatatgtataattatactgcatcaataaaaaatatgggggaaaaataataatatactttaaCTACTAGGTGGAGTTAAGAGCTGGGGCTCGCTGCTGCTGCCCAATCTTGAGAGAGGTGATCATACCACATATGGCTAGCTGgggaaaagatccaaattcaaagcAGGGTTTCTACAGAATGATATTGGTTTCACACCATCATGAAATCAAAAATCCTAAGTCGAACCAAGGCAAGTCAGGGATGTTGTGCACATCGCTGTATCCTCCCTCTTAAGTACAGAACTTCTTACCTCCCTGTGCAGTCTCAACCGTGTTCTTATTTGCATCCAGAATGCTCTCCCCATACCCCACTTAAACTCCACCAAACTCCTTCCCACCTGAAGGGTTCACTTTAAACACCTTTGATAAGAATGAAGCCTTTCTTGGTCCCCCAACAAATAGTAATCTCCTCTGAAGCCCAGGGCTGTGTTTCACCTCTTGTGGCACTCATGTTCCCTCTCAGGACAGACATTTCTGCCCATTTCTCTGCCCTTCTGGGCTATGCACAGCTTGAGGTCAGGGCAGTCCACAGTGACACACACAGTGACCATAATTGACTCACAGCACTGATATCAGAAAGATATAAATATCCCTTCTCATGAAAGCAGGTTTTGATGAGACCACAAGGACAGAGACCCTGTGGTAAAACAGAGTGCAAGGAGGACTCAGGCCCCAAGGGAGAATTAGAACTGGAAGGACTCTCAGCTCCCACGTGAGCAAGTCCCTCTTGTTGCCAAGAGGGCAAGCCCCAGGGGAGGGAAGGAACTGCCCAGCACCACGCAGCCATTGAGCCCCATTTCTACTGTGTGAGAGGCTCAATAAATTCCAATCCTTTCCTTTCTTACAGTTTGGCTTTTtatcaaccccccccccccccgcaatgCATCTCCCACCATTTTTCCTGTAGTGACCCTATCCTGGCAAAGAGCAGACGTGTGGGAACACTGGTGTGGTTCAAATTTCATGTActggaaatttaatccccaaattCTTATATTAATGGTGTCTGGAGGTGAGATCTTTGGGAGGTGATGGGTCATGCGGCAGAGCCCTCATAGACTGGAGTCAGCCATACACAGATTAGTGGGGTGTCCAGGGAGTGGCTTTGTTGAGCTCTCTCTGGCATGCTGgctctgtcttgccatgtgatgtcTCTGCCATGTTAAGATGCAGGATGGTCCATGGCAGATACCAAGCAGATGCCAGCACCATGTTCCTGGACTCCCTGGTCTCTAGACCCTTAAACCCAATAAAcctctattgtttataaataacccagtctgtggtgttcattcacagcaacagaaaacggACTAAGACAAAGGTCTTCCTGAGGACACCCTGACTCCACGGGCCTCTGATTGTACAGATGGTTGGGGCCCAGTCTTGGCCTAGGGAGGTCCTTGCAGCTGGACAAAAAGGTGTCCAGTGGTGGTCAGTTGGAGTATTCAACCCACCCCCACAGCACTCAGGTCATAACAGAAGTagttcaaaaacattttaatgccACGGAGAAATCTGAAACCTGCAGAAAGCTGCAGCCATCCTCCTGGATGCCTGGAGCTAAGGCTGTCCCAGGGAGGGACCTCAGCAAGCAGGAGGCCAGCACAAACCAAGGAACCATGGGGTGAGGGGAGTCCAGGAGACTGTGGATATCCTTTTCTCCTCTGCCCTAAATGCCCCCAGGTTCCCTTTAgggtcaaagaaagaaaagaggaagtggAAAGGAGTGGGAGGAGGGTGGGTCTCTCCAGGGCACTCTGCCTGCTCAGGGCTGGTGACTCAGTGCGCCCTAGGAGGGAGAATCCCTCAAGCCAAACAGGGCAGGCCAGGCCTGGGTCTGCAGACGGAGCCCACAGAGATGCTCCACGCAGTGGCCAAGCTGGAAGGGGAGACAGGCTTCCTCCTCCACAGTCTCCAACCACAACCCTCCATGTACTTCGAGGTGGCCCCATCTTGGCATCCACATCACTTTGGGCTTTTCTTCAGCACAACATTGTCATACTCAGTTTCCTGTGGCCAGCCAGAGACAGACAAGTCCTGCTGCAGGATGCTGGGGCCCCTTTCCACGGTGGCCTTCCTTCTCCACCCCTCACCCTGGGGCTCCTGCGGACTATCATACAGAGACAGGGAGGCCATGCCCTCAGGCTCATCATATATGTGGTCAGGTGGAGGGGCTGAGGGCTCCTCGTACAGAGGGTCAGCCAGGAGCAGGGGAGGGCCTGCCAGCATGGCCCTGAAGCTCTTCCCCAGGTTGCGGGCTACTGCATCAAAGGGCAGAGCATATTCCCCCTCAGAGCGCGCGGCCGGCACCAGCGTGCTGGGTGAAGGTGGTGGCAGTGAGTCGTGGGGCCGGGAGTAGGGGCTCTCCGGCCGGGGCAGCACAGTGGGCACTGTGGACACTGtggctggtgggggtgggggcccaGGAGGGGCAGCATCCTTCTGGGCAGCAATGGCCTCTTCCAGGGCCAAGAAGATCTCGTTGCCTTGCCGTGTTTCAAACTCAAAGTTGCCCTCTCCAGAGACACAGCGCCGGCCCGCCTCAAAGGAAAAGGTCGTCTGCAGCCAGGAAAAAGGCACTGTTGCTTTCCTGGACTCCCCCGACCCCAATAAGACGCTGTGCCCCCAGCTTCCATCCGCCAGGAACGGCCAGAGCCCTCTCCCTGAGCTCCTCGCTCCTCTtccctcagtttcttcctcataAGCAAAACGCCCCCCAtcctctctcccaccctctgccTCCACTGAGCACGCAACTGGGCTGCAGTCCTCCTGGAGACCCAGGAGCCACTCCACTCCCTCACCTGCCGCCCCCTCTCTCCCCTCGCCTGGTCCCTCCCCATGGCTTCCCTCCCCAGCCACCTCTGCTGATTCTCTCCTGTGGACCTTGCTGCctgccttccccttcccttctacACATTCCCTTGCACTAATGCGCCTCTGAtcaccttccttctttcctggCTCATCGTCTCCACCTGCCCCAGTGCAGTCCCTCACTCACCTTGTCCCGCCCAAAGCGTCGCAGGAACCTGTAGGGCCAGTCGTACAGCTGGGTGCCTGGATCAGGGCCACTCCACAGCTCCAGGGCACTCACCCCCAACCGGAGCGTGTAAGGTCCTCGGAGCCGGCACCGCTCACTGGCTTCGGTGGGTCTCACGGTAACAGCAAATTCCTTGAGGGAGACCCCtgaagaagggaggagaaagaaggcaGCTAAGGGAAACAGCTGGCAGCCCACGCTGCCCGGGTCTAAGGGGATGTGCCGGAGGTCTCTAAAAACTATCATCCACGTGCTTGTGATCCCAGCCCCGATCTTGAAAGCTGGCTGCTGTGTGCCAGGGGACCCCCCCCCATACAAATACCAGGTCCCTCCACTCCCTACCACAGAAGGCCTCATGCCCCCAGACCTCACCCAACCTTGGGCCCACATCCTTCCTGCCACTGTTGCCAGAGCCACAG
Encoded here:
- the Dok2 gene encoding docking protein 2, which translates into the protein MVRMEEVAVKQGFLHLQQQQTFGKKWRRFGAVLYGESGCALARLELQEGPEKPRRGEASRRVIRLSDCLRVAEAGGEASSPRDTSAFILETKERLYLLAAPTAERGDWMQAICLLAFPGRRKEPSGLEGKSGRPCMEENELYGSSTSGVSLKEFAVTVRPTEASERCRLRGPYTLRLGVSALELWSGPDPGTQLYDWPYRFLRRFGRDKTTFSFEAGRRCVSGEGNFEFETRQGNEIFLALEEAIAAQKDAAPPGPPPPPATVSTVPTVLPRPESPYSRPHDSLPPPSPSTLVPAARSEGEYALPFDAVARNLGKSFRAMLAGPPLLLADPLYEEPSAPPPDHIYDEPEGMASLSLYDSPQEPQGEGWRRKATVERGPSILQQDLSVSGWPQETEYDNVVLKKSPK